A part of Arachis hypogaea cultivar Tifrunner chromosome 12, arahy.Tifrunner.gnm2.J5K5, whole genome shotgun sequence genomic DNA contains:
- the LOC112727227 gene encoding GPI mannosyltransferase 1 encodes MINLSAMRSLDFTSLLLFSAIFRVILIIYGEWQDAHMEVNYTDVDYLVFSDAASLMASGDSPYKRTTYGYSPLLAFLLIPNSLIHRSWGRFIFSASGMDLVLLLVGYFIHFILQQRKVPRKLCNYCVMTWLFNPFTFTIGTHGNCEPVVCAMILWTIICLMKGNLLQSAFWHGLIVHFRIYPIIYAVPIVLVFYPNFFPSNRKPILENWTAAQAERLNDGNCLCSLHNLLKCIFTRKRLMFGLVSAAVFFLFTGLSYYLYGWEFLHEALLYHLTRTDPRHNFSIYFYHIYLHYGYDISVVEKLISFLPQFMVQLVLIFCFAKDLPFCLFAQTVAFVAFNKVITAQYFVWFFCLLPLILPWSKMKLKWDGTLCILSWMGAQVHWLMWGYLLEFKGINVFLELWVASLVFHAANVFILTLVIRHHTFSSFFLGLEDVKSKNVAKLE; translated from the exons ATGATTAATCTTTCAGCTATGCGATCATTGGATTTTACGTCACTGCTTCTATTCTCTGCCATTTTTCgtgttattttaattatatatggaGAGTGGCAAGATGCTCATATGGAGGTTAATTATACCGATGTTGATTACCTAGTATTTTCTGATGCTGCGTCTTTAATGGCTTCGGGTGATTCCCCTTATAAGAGGACCACATATGGCTATTCCCCCTTGCTTGCATTTCTTCTCATTCCTAATTCATTAATCCATCGATCTTGGGGAAGGTTTATCTTCTCAGCTTCAGGTATGGATTTAGTTTT ATTGCTGGTGGGATATTTTATCCATTTTATTCTACAGCAGAGGAAGGTACCCAGAAAACTCTGCAACTATTGTGTCATGACATGGCTCTTCAATCCATTTACTTTCACCATAGGGACGCATGGGAACTGTGAACCTGTTGTTTGTGCCATGATATTGTGGACAATTATCTGTCTTATGAAAG GTAATCTGTTGCAGTCAGCATTTTGGCATGGACTTATTGTCCATTTCAGGATTTATCCCATAATTTATGCCGTCCCTATTGTCCTGGTTTTTTATCCAAATTTCTTCCCATCCAATCGGAAACCTATCCTAGAGAACTGGACTGCTGCTCAAGCAGAAAGACTCAATGATGGGAATTGCTTGTGTTCCTTACATAATCTCTTAAAATGCATATTTACAAGGAAGAGGCTGATGTTTGGACTGGTTTCGGCAGCGGTTTTCTTCTTATTTACTGGTTTGTCCTATTATTTATATGGATGGGAATTCCTACATGAGGCATTACTATACCACCTTACTAGAACAGACCCAAGGCACAACTTCTCCATCTATTTCTATCACATCTATCTTCACTATGGTTATGATATTTCAGTGGTGGAGAAGCTTATCTCATTTTTGCCACAGTTCATGGTGCAGCtggttcttattttctgttttgcaAAGGATTTGCCATTCTGTCTATTTGCTCAGACTGTAGCATTTGTAGCATTCAACAAG GTGATAACTGCACAGTATTTTGTATGGTTCTTTTGCTTGTTGCCTCTGATATTACCATGGAGCAAAATGAAGCTTAAATGGGATGGCACGCTTTGCATTCTTTCATGGATGGGAGCTCAGGTCCATTGGCTAATGTGGGGTTATCTGCTTGAGTTCAAGGGTATAAACGTATTCTTAGAGCTTTGGGTGGCAAGCTTAGTGTTTCATGCAGCTAATGTTTTCATCCTTACATTGGTTATTCGCCACCATacattttcttcatttttcctAGGTTTAGAGGATGTCAAGTCCAAAAATGTTGCTAAACTTGAATGA
- the LOC112727225 gene encoding putative pentatricopeptide repeat-containing protein At1g56570, whose translation MMTGTRKLLSPTHFRPIPTIVHNSLADDTQLNSIAPFCPKDISGLATDLIKSYFDKGCIEEARMLFDEMSHRDVVTWTAMITGYNSCNHHGRAWSVFCEMLRYGMRSNEFTLSAVLKTCKGLSALLCGKLVHGLAIKNGTQGSSIYVDNALMDVYATCCSSMDSARMVFESILKKNAVSWTTLITGYTHRGDAYGGLRAFRQMLLEEGELSPFSFSIAVRACASTGLGNLGKQVHAAVINHGFESNLPVMNSILDMYFKSCSACEAKQLFFEMSQKDTITWNTLIAGFETLDPKQSFCIFSQMVSEGFSPNCFTFTSVVAACGNLAFLYCGQQLHGGIFRRGFNNNLALSNALIDMYGKCGNITDSHKIFSQMPCKNLVSWTSMMIGYGAHGHGKEATKLFNEMVRSGIKPDRIVLMAVLSACSHAGLVDEGLRYFRLLTRFYNVAPDQEIYGCVVDLLGRAGRVKEAYQLIENMPFKPDESIWVALLGACKAHKQRSIGKLAASRMLEMKPNRAGTYVLLSNFFAAEGNWTGVACLRKLMRGIKNKKEAGMSWIELKNQVYSFVVGGEFVSSNEQIVEVLEVLITHMKDFGYTLDLDCFVHDQENEV comes from the exons ATGATGACTGGTACTAGGAAGTTACTGTCCCCAACCCATTTCCGGCCCATCCCCACCATTGTCCATAACTCTCTTGCCGATGACACCCAATTGAATTCTATTGCACCGTTTTGCCCCAAAGACATTTCCGGTTTAGCCACTGATCTCATCAAATCATATTTTGATAAGGGGTGCATTGAAGAAGCACGCAtgctgtttgatgaaatgtcacaTAGAGATGTTGTCACTTGGACTGCTATGATTACTGGCTATAATTCTTGCAACCACCATGGTCGTGCGTGGAGCGTGTTCTGTGAGATGTTGAGATACGGGATGCGGTCTAACGAGTTCACCTTGTCTGCAGTTTTGAAGACATGTAAGGGGCTGAGTGCGCTTTTGTGTGGGAAGTTGGTTCATGGGTTGGCTATAAAGAATGGTACTCAAGGGTCATCCATATATGTTGATAATGCGCTAATGGATGTGTATGCCACTTGCTGTAGTAGCATGGACAGTGCAAGAATGGTTTTTGAGAGTATCCTTAAGAAGAATGCTGTCTCATGGACAACGTTGATAACTGGATATACTCATAGAGGAGATGCTTATGGTGGCCTTCGAGCTTTCCGCCAAATGCTTCTG GAGGAAGGAGAGCTGAGCCCCTTCAGCTTTTCAATTGCTGTTAGAGCTTGTGCATCTACTGGCTTGGGTAATTTGGGCAAGCAGGTACATGCTGCAGTGATTAATCATGGATTTGAGTCCAATCTTCCTGTCATGAATTCTATACTGgacatgtatttcaagtcttgTTCAGCATGTGAGGCAAAGCAATTATTCTTTGAAATGAGTCAGAAAGATACTATCACATGGAATACCTTGATAGCTGGTTTTGAGACATTGGATCCTAAACAATCATTCTGCATCTTTTCTCAAATGGTATCTGAAGGTTTTAGTCCAAATTGCTTCACATTCACCAGTGTGGTAGCTGCATGTGGTAACTTAGCGTTTCTGTATTGTGGGCAGCAGCTTCATGGGGGAATTTTTCGTAGAGGCTTCAATAACAACTTGGCATTATCCAATGCCCTTATTGACATGTATGGAAAGTGTGGAAATATAACAGATTCACATAAAATATTTAGCCAGATGCCATGCAAAAATTTGGTCTCCTGGACTTCCATGATGATTGGATATGGGGCTCATGGGCATGGAAAAGAAGCTACTAAATTATTCAATGAGATGGTCAGATCAGGTATCAAACCTGATAGGATAGTGCTCATGGCAGTTCTGAGTGCTTGTAGCCATGCCGGACTAGTGGATGAGGGCCTGAGATATTTTAGACTATTGACAAGATTTTATAATGTTGCACCCGATCAAGAGATATATGGATGTGTAGTTGATCTGCTTGGGCGTGCTGGTAGAGTAAAGGAAGCTTATCAACTAATAGAGAATATGCCTTTTAAGCCGGATGAATCTATATGGGTTGCCCTTCTTGGGGCTTGTAAAGCTCATAAACAACGAAGTATAGGCAAACTGGCAGCTTCAAGGATGTTGGAAATGAAGCCAAATAGGGCAGGAACTTATGtgcttttatcaaatttttttgcTGCTGAAGGTAACTGGACTGGTGTTGCCTGCTTAAGGAAGCTTATGAGAGgtattaaaaataagaaagaggCAGGGATGAGCTGGATTGAATTGAAAAACCAGGTTTACAGTTTTGTTGTTGGAGGTGAATTTGTTTCTTCAAATGAGCAGATTGTTGAAGTTTTGGAAGTATTGATTACGCATATGAAAGATTTTGGATATACACTTGACTTAGATTGCTTTGTACATGACCAAGAAAATGAGGTTTGA